The Thermus hydrothermalis nucleotide sequence CTGATCTGGCCTAGGCCAATCCCCGTGCGCTGCCCGATAGGCGCTCATGTAAAGGGCTGCCACACCCGCCACCATGGGGCTAGCGAAGGAGGTGCCAGAAAGCGTGTCGGACTCACCACCCGGGAAGAGGACGTGCACCCCCTTCCCGGGGGTCACAAGGTCCAGCTCCGGCCCGCAGTTGGAAAAGGTGGCCTTGTTCTTGCTGTTATCCACGGCACCCACAGCGATAACCGAGGGAGAGGCCGCAGGGTACCGTATCCAATCCGTCCCATCGTTGCCCGCTGCCGCCACCAGGACTACACCCTGGCTTCTAGCGTTTCGCAGCGAATTTTCCAGTACGCTATCGGAAGCGGGCCCACCCAGTGAAAGGTTGATGACTTTTGCCCCTAGGTTTACCGCCAAGTCTACCGCTTGCCTGACCGTGGCAGTAGTCATCTGCCCATCGCTAGAGCGGGCCACCTTAAGGGGAAGAACCTTGCCCTTCCACGTGACGCCCGCCATGTCTAAAGCATTATTGGTTGCTGCTCCAAGAACCGAAGCTACTGCCAAGCCGTGACCTCTTTCATTTGATGAAGGTATGTCATCCGTAGGGTCCTGGTCATCATCAGCCACGTCCAGGTTGAAACCTTGAGGGAGATACCACCTACCTTCCATATCCGGGTGAGGGAGGTACCCCGTATCCACCACGGCGATAATCAGGCTGGGGTCCCCTGTGCTCCTCCCCCAGGCGGACTCGAGGCCCATGAGGTTGTTGAGTTGGGGGCGTTGTTCGCTGCGATACAACGGATCGTTGGGAACAGAGGGGGCAGATATCTGAAGGGGTTCATAGATATAGTTCGGCTGCACCCACCGGGCTCCTGCCCGCAAGAGTGCCTCCGCCTTCACCCGCTCCTGCCCTGGGGAAACCCGGACCCGCAAAACCCCTCCCCGAAGGGCTTCCAAAGGTTCCACACCCGCCACCTGGGCCGTAAGGCTCTGGGGAGCAACGCCATCCGTGAGCACCAAAAGCTCCCCTGGGACATGGGGGTAGCTAAAGTCGGCAAGGCCCCGAGGCGTCTCCCGCACTCCCAAGCTTTGGGTGGCCAGGGTCTGGGTCGTAGCCCGGGGCGTGCAGGTGGTCGCCTGTGGTGGAGGCGGGGGTGGGGGACTTTGCACGCAAGCGCCCAAGAGAAGCAAGGACAAGGCTAAACCGCTCCTTAAGGTAAGCCCCTTCATGCCCCTCATCCTACCCC carries:
- a CDS encoding S8 family serine peptidase, with translation MRGMKGLTLRSGLALSLLLLGACVQSPPPPPPPQATTCTPRATTQTLATQSLGVRETPRGLADFSYPHVPGELLVLTDGVAPQSLTAQVAGVEPLEALRGGVLRVRVSPGQERVKAEALLRAGARWVQPNYIYEPLQISAPSVPNDPLYRSEQRPQLNNLMGLESAWGRSTGDPSLIIAVVDTGYLPHPDMEGRWYLPQGFNLDVADDDQDPTDDIPSSNERGHGLAVASVLGAATNNALDMAGVTWKGKVLPLKVARSSDGQMTTATVRQAVDLAVNLGAKVINLSLGGPASDSVLENSLRNARSQGVVLVAAAGNDGTDWIRYPAASPSVIAVGAVDNSKNKATFSNCGPELDLVTPGKGVHVLFPGGESDTLSGTSFASPMVAGVAALYMSAYRAAHGDWPRPDQVEQCLIQTAEDLGPQGHDTGYGFGLVRADRVMADATHCFP